A region from the Brettanomyces bruxellensis chromosome 4, complete sequence genome encodes:
- the RHO1 gene encoding GTP-binding protein Rho1, with protein MSGVGAPMPKIRKKLVIVGDGACGKTCLLIVFSKGAFPELYVPTVFENYVADVEVDGRRIELALWDTAGQEDYDRLRPLSYPDSNVILICFAVSAPDTLENVEEKWISEVLHFCQGVPIILVGCKIDLRNDPKTNQQLAKLGQKPVSTAEGQAVAEKIKALTYMECSAKLNQGVREVFETATRAALQTKEKKEKKRKCLLL; from the coding sequence ATGTCAGGTGTCGGAGCTCCTATGCCAAAGAttagaaagaaattggtTATTGTCGGTGATGGTGCATGTGGAAAAACCTGTTTGTTGATCGTATTTTCAAAAGGTGCATTCCCAGAACTTTATGTTCCAACCGTGTTTGAGAATTATGTTGCGGATGTTGAGGTCGATGGCAGAAGAATCGAGTTGGCCTTATGGGATACTGCTGGTCAGGAGGATTACGATAGATTACGTCCACTATCTTATCCAGATTCCAACGTGATTTTGATCTGTTTCGCCGTCAGTGCTCCAGATACGTTGGAGAATGTTGAGGAGAAGTGGATTTCCGAAGTGCTACACTTCTGCCAGGGTGTTCCTATCATCCTCGTTGGTTGCAAGATAGATCTTAGAAATGATCCAAAGACTAACCAGCAATTGGCAAAGTTGGGACAGAAACCTGTTTCTACAGCCGAGGGTCAGGCGGTTGCCGAGAAGATCAAAGCATTGACTTACATGGAATGCTCCGCTAAGCTTAACCAGGGTGTGAGGGAAGTGTTTGAGACTGCCACCAGGGCTGCTCTTCAGActaaagagaagaaggagaagaagagaaaatgcTTGTTACTCTAA
- a CDS encoding uncharacterized protein (BUSCO:EOG09260SR2), which produces MSLEVKSHINQFMVSSDPKSSEPLKAITAIVTLIGQDKMSLLDLVKNLGDFLTDEEESIRRRSLLLLSSTLGELNSKKLGPQDIKVLLAFYSSKLDDIVCTRDALLGIISLLKMDRLDKNDITIYLNQINEKYDPSEQLASARYLAFSSLNCMLDKYPEYLSSNLNDIFIDSFIKVTTNEKDPKNLMLSFKINKKISESFDISAKESDLFDCLFCYFPISFRAPENNPYDVTGDQLRQALRDCISCNSLYAKDAFPTLLEKLTSTTPSVRMDVLQTIKQCIEKYDVSTIEEYWMTLWNSLKYEILHKELASAETVGEMLKYYGNAESIDERPVATTLKIFESMSKRFQDPTRGSYRDYLILVYDSLKPFLEDPKSTKVKQSTIIMSIMCGANENTFNLLIDRVMSSLFKRAKSATGSENMNINDERMLLSNVSFMLDAYYRLYDDSKAVVDSNNKFFKFKDDIMMIINRSLLSTSNVEVKLRCLAVRLAVKLFKLNQFLQEEERQLMVQTLGDVLLDDTNKNTFAQILAALSTISKIYPMLILEYVVPKLMVLLPDGTKRDEYTPTVTTESKLTKEEVLDTLLKLSDNKLVANSVIIRLLNMLELILKIKEGASAKENSRYCKLLLFTISKALSGLSYKDSTEDYLTKFLPSFLPLVFNNICFDKQSCIYRSAVSVEYVSRSVKEIVGKCSLSTHQQIINDAFSLLANKGSDNHKNHLVSGEFDRVIDVREGNGTILMPVLLAFCSACSYENVKLPVDKIKFVDSLVAALDDKHLKLAERQACLQLISVTVNKWFTGEQDTYLRSKFEEIGNGLTENSDLAAVINILEVHIWVTKGLMLRDDSLTKTYVDWMVDALDKNQNGQSNSYKKFRNFIPRCFDILLEDKDDYANCFKCYTRPIGAFGKSVAVNANIRKLYKQKFTDHVLPLLIKRFQETSNGEDKADLMAISAIVKHLNRQLINPHLKQFTPVLMSALKHDEMIILDAALEILRTSIEELPEEVEAQIYTVIPRLLEILNDTNISKTEESREKVLRCLIGISKFTLHKIMPFRDDIILGCESALDDDKRAIRKLDCDCRQIYYELGHST; this is translated from the coding sequence ATGTCACTTGAAGTAAAATCACATATAAATCAGTTTATGGTCTCATCAGACCCAAAATCCAGTGAGCCGTTAAAGGCAATCACTGCCATAGTGACGCTTATCGGGCAAGATAAGATGTCATTACTTGATTTGGTTAAGAACTTGGGTGATTTTTTAACTGATGAAGAGGAATCAATCAGAAGAAGGTCATTGCTATTACTATCAAGCACTTTGGGTGAACTGAATTCCAAAAAACTGGGTCCCCAGGATATCAAAGTTCTGCTAGCATTTTACAGCAGCAAGTTAGATGATATTGTTTGCACAAGAGATGCTCTTTTAGGTATCATATCATTGCTAAAGATGGACAGACTTGATAAGAATGACATAACCATATATTTGAATCAGATAAATGAAAAGTATGATCCTTCTGAACAGTTGGCTTCAGCTAGGTACCTagcattttcttcattgaATTGCATGCTCGACAAATATCCAGAATacctttcttcaaatttgaacGATATTTTTATAGATTCCTTTATCAAGGTCACcacaaatgaaaaggaccccaaaaatttgatgctgtctttcaaaattaacAAAAAGATTTCCGAGTCTTTCGATATTTCTGCCAAAGAGTCGGATCTGTTTGATTGCCTCTTTTGCTACTTTCCTATTTCATTCAGGGCTCCAGAGAACAATCCATACGATGTTACCGGTGATCAGCTTAGGCAAGCTCTTCGTGATTGTATCTCATGTAATTCGTTGTATGCGAAGGATGCCTTTCCAACTCTTTTGGAAAAACTAACATCTACAACACCATCAGTTCGAATGGATGTACTTCAAACCATAAAACAGTGCATTGAAAAGTATGATGTTTCCACCATTGAAGAATATTGGATGACGTTGTGGAATTCGTTGAAATACGAAATTTTACACAAGGAGTTGGCCAGTGCAGAGACTGTCGGTGAGATGCTCAAATACTACGGAAATGCTGAAAGTATAGATGAGAGGCCAGTTGCCACTAccttaaaaatatttgaatctATGTCCAAGCGGTTCCAGGACCCTACTCGTGGTAGCTACAGAGACTATCTGATTTTGGTCTACGATTCGTTGAAACCGTTTTTAGAGGACCCAAAGAGCACCAAAGTGAAGCAATCAACCATTATTATGTCTATTATGTGTGGTGCAAATGAAAACACATTTAATCTTCTTATCGACAGGGTGATGTCGTCGCTCTTTAAGCGGGCAAAGAGTGCCACCGGAtcagaaaatatgaatatcAACGATGAGAGGATGCTTCTGTCAAACGTTTCCTTTATGCTAGATGCATATTACAGGCTCTATGATGATTCGAAGGCAGTGGTGGACTCCAATAAcaaattcttcaagttcaagGATGACATCATGATGATCATCAACCGCTCGTTGCTTTCTACGTCGAATGTGGAAGTGAAATTAAGGTGTCTTGCCGTTAGGTTAGCGGTGAAACTTTTCAAGTTGAATCAATTTTTACAGGAGGAAGAGCGTCAACTTATGGTTCAAACATTAGGAGATGTTTTACTCGATGatacaaacaaaaatacatTTGCACAGATTTTGGCAGCACTATCCAccatttccaaaatatatcCTATGCTAATCTTGGAGTACGTTGTTCCAAAATTGATGGTTTTACTACCGGATGGCACTAAACGAGATGAATATACTCCGACGGTTACCACTGAGTCCAAATTGactaaagaagaagttcttGACACATTGTTAAAGCTATCTGACAACAAGCTCGTGGCAAATTCTGTGATAATTCGACTTTTGAATATGTTGGagttgattttgaaaatcaAGGAGGGGGCCAGCGCAAAGGAAAATTCACGTTACTGCAAATTGTTGCTTTTCACAATATCAAAGGCCTTGAGTGGACTCTCGTACAAGGATTCCACGGAAGACTACTTGACCAAATTCTTGCCATCGTTCTTACCACTAGTATTCAACAACATTTGCTTTGATAAGCAATCATGCATTTATAGAAGTGCTGTTTCTGTTGAATATGTGAGCCGTTCTGTGAAGGAAATAGTGGGTAAGTGCTCTCTTTCTACACATCAACAAATCATTAATGATGCATTTTCATTACTTGCAAATAAAGGTTCAGATAATCACAAGAACCACCTTGTTTCAGGAGAATTTGACAGAGTGATTGATGTTCGTGAAGGTAATGGCACAATTCTTATGCCAGTATTGTTGGCATTTTGCTCTGCTTGTAGCTACGAAAATGTGAAATTACCTGTTGACAAGAttaaatttgttgattCATTAGTTGCGGCACTCGATGACAAACATCTAAAACTTGCTGAAAGACAGGCATGCTTGCAGTTGATATCGGTTACTGTAAATAAGTGGTTTACAGGGGAGCAAGATACTTATCTGAGATCTAAATTTGAGGAAATTGGTAATGGCCTTACCGAGAATAGTGATTTGGCAGCCgttataaatattttagaGGTTCATATCTGGGTTACAAAGGGATTGATGTTGAGAGATGATTCCCTTACCAAGACATATGTGGACTGGATGGTTGATGCCTTGGacaaaaatcaaaatggtCAGAGTAATAGCTACAAGAAGTTCAGAAATTTTATTCCTAGATGCTTTGACATCTTACTAGAAGATAAAGACGATTATGCCAACTGCTTCAAATGCTATACTAGGCCAATTGGGGCATTTGGAAAATCGGTTGCCGTTAATGCTAACATTAGAAAGTTGTACAAGCAGAAGTTTACGGACCAtgttcttcctcttcttaTCAAAAGATTTCAAGAGACAAGTAACGGTGAGGATAAGGCTGATTTGATGGCCATATCCGCCATTGTCAAGCACTTGAATAGACAGCTTATCAATCCTCACTTGAAGCAATTTACGCCAGTGCTTATGTCGGCATTGAAGCATGATGAGATGATCATATTGGATGCTGCTCTAGAAATATTGCGTACGAGTATTGAGGAGCTTCCGGAGGAAGTGGAAGCACAAATTTATACTGTCATCCCAAGATTGTTGGAGATTTTGAACGATaccaatatttcaaagaCAGAGGAGTCGAGGGAGAAGGTGCTGAGATGCTTGATTGGAATTTCTAAGTTTACCCTTCATAAGATTATGCCATTTAGAGATGACATAATTCTGGGATGTGAAAGTGCattggatgatgataagcGTGCTATTAGAAAGTTGGATTGTGATTGCCGGCAGATATATTATGAGCTTGGCCATTCGACATGA
- the ALI1 gene encoding Putative NADH-ubiquinone oxidoreductase 30.4 kDa subunit, mitochondrial: MLSYYRRLGTQAFRGASNKSFARAFCNSSIRLNKAVEIKHETKPVESIKQHPTYEDLPNPREFPRAEIHEVNQPIVDPKDRYKEQTAELHKFGRYIMGCMPKFIQQFSVWKDELTLYVAPSALKQVATFLRDHTSSQFKACMDVTAADYPTRHNRFDVMYDLLSVRFNSRIRIKTYASEVSPVPSLVPVWPGCNWFERETYDMYGIFFEGHPDLRRIMTDYGFEGHPLRKDFPTTGYTEVRYDAEKKRLVYEPLEMTQAWRNFKVGSSVWDQVGDGIDTTPADFKLPKPEIDEEKKDDKGKK; encoded by the coding sequence ATGTTATCGTATTATAGGAGATTGGGGACCCAAGCTTTTAGGGGGGCCTCAAATAAAAGTTTTGCTAGAGCATTTTGCAATAGTAGCATCAGATTGAACAAGGCAGTGGAGATTAAGCATGAGACAAAACCAGTGGAGTCGATAAAACAACATCCAACGTATGAGGATCTTCCGAACCCACGTGAGTTTCCCCGAGCAGAAATACACGAAGTGAACCAACCAATTGTGGATCCAAAGGACAGATACAAAGAGCAGACAGCAGAACTTCATAAATTCGGCAGATATATCATGGGTTGCATGCCCAAATTCATCCAGCAGTTCTCGGTCTGGAAGGACGAATTGACCCTATATGTGGCACCATCTGCGTTGAAACAAGTGGCAACATTTTTACGGGATCACACCTCATCGCAATTTAAAGCATGTATGGACGTGACCGCTGCAGATTACCCTACCAGACATAACAGATTTGACGTGATGTACGATCTTCTATCTGTGCGGTTCAACTCGCGTATCCGTATTAAGACATACGCGTCAGAGGTGAGCCCAGTTCCAAGTCTTGTCCCTGTGTGGCCAGGATGCAACTGGTTTGAGAGAGAGACGTATGACATGTATGgaattttctttgaagGCCATCCGGATCTCCGTAGAATCATGACTGACTATGGCTTTGAGGGCCACCCATTGAGGAAGGACTTCCCTACCACAGGATACACCGAGGTCCGCTATGATGCCGAGAAGAAACGTCTGGTTTACGAGCCTTTAGAAATGACGCAGGCTTGGAGAAACTTCAAGGTTGGATCCTCCGTGTGGGATCAAGTTGGTGATGGCATTGATACCACCCCAGCAGACTTCAAGCTTCCAAAGCCAGAGATTgatgaggagaagaaagacgACAAAGGTAAGAAATGA
- a CDS encoding uncharacterized protein (BUSCO:EOG09260AZK), which translates to MSESLFVPDDNPSEVFNDDESNVRKTNSQNPSNNGVSSKEHTIEEYTTQEGTTQNLNLEPIQAATSLNLKYQQEIVRQLISQDALVILGRGLGIEKIVANLLQILGISTSGTKKRKKSLIFLINASEYENFRIGEDLMELSWMNEDSVDGNENVQFTVIGAGEGTTVDKRRATYERGGIISLSNRVLVTDLLAEVVDPGSVTGIVLLHAENVREYSNDRFVVNLYRRKNKWGFVKAFSEDPERLSIGFQPLYTELKFLKLQKALLWPRFHIDVTRSLRSRKRSDNTVTEVRVKLTSYTEKIQNALMSCIEALIGELRRNNPDVASDYWTIDNALDNNFVQRIHMGLEPVWHRISLTTRQIVFDLETLKMLLKHLLERDCVEFYGELNGIVEANKPTITRNNKAMATWLMLDESMAMIACAKARIFDKIKDSDKHNEESTYLLEEQPKWDQLSIILEDINREKMVHDSSNDGPTLIMCYSYHTCRQLRYYLSTCKDYTLPGGQKIYSGRKYMINQLKRYIQEKRGPQTRNIKIQRDLNEDARIHDTHSEVEGTAAAENANAADKLNISKTFLRGRQPSSKRRRTRGGSIIAEHDRLLDKDVGGDESGKIDEEMILELETQMVSNNDSEESDEDDDLMVLGSNEYDNDDGKENGKSASWRAIDLDYIDRSNQLIIEQYNSKSDDLLLEEFMPSNVILYEPNLLFIRKIEQYQAERRKSDRAKCYFMYYGGSVEEQRYLNDIKCEKDSFTKLIREKANMPKVFTTDEDEVSKFSTPVETNTRIAGGGTTAIAKVKVIVDMREFRSHLPFLCHLSGLEVIPCMLTVGDYILSPKICVERKSLPDLVGSLKNGRLYQQCEQMFRYYERPTLLIEFEEGKSFSLQPFTTFKNGVLMRTTNAENTYVQRDLQLKLMVLLTSYPSLRILWTSSPFETAKLFKELKLNQNEPDVTEAVSKGLNPLFDQESLFNDMSIDLIQSIPGINTVNYTLIMSKIKSLYELSHTSIEDLAKIIGHSAASKVVDFFEKHI; encoded by the coding sequence ATGTCTGAGTCTCTTTTTGTGCCGGACGACAACCCATCAGAAGTGTTCAACGATGATGAATCAAATGTTCGAAAGACAAACAGTCAAAATCCAAGCAATAATGGTGTGTCCAGTAAAGAGCATACCATTGAAGAATATACCACACAGGAAGGAACAACCCAGAACCTAAATCTGGAACCAATTCAGGCAGCGACATCCTTGAATCTTAAATATCAACAAGAGATTGTACGGCAGCTAATTTCTCAAGATGCTTTAGTAATACTGGGTAGAGGATTAGGAATCGAGAAAATAGTGGCAAACCTTCTTCAGATCCTTGGAATATCCACGTCTGGCACTAAAAAACGCAAAAAATCGCTCATATTTCTTATAAATGCATCGGAATATGAAAACTTTCGAATCGGGGAGGACCTGATGGAACTATCATGGATGAACGAAGATAGTGTtgatggaaatgaaaatgtgcAATTTACTGTGATTGGGGCCGGCGAGGGCACGACTGTAGATAAAAGAAGGGCTACTTATGAAAGAGGAGGAATAATATCTCTTTCGAATAGAGTTTTGGTGACGGATTTATTGGCTGAAGTTGTTGATCCAGGATCAGTTACTGGAATAGTTTTACTTCATGCCGAAAACGTTCGGGAATATTCGAATGACAGATTTGTTGTAAATCTCTACCGGCGGAAAAATAAGTGGGGCTTTGTAAAAGCATTTTCCGAGGATCCAGAGAGACTCAGTATTGGATTTCAGCCGTTATACACCGAGCTTAAGTTTTTGAAGCTGCAGAAGGCACTTCTTTGGCCCAGATTTCACATAGACGTGACTCGATCTCTCAGATCCCGCAAGAGAAGTGATAATACCGTCACCGAGGTTCGAGTGAAACTCACTTCATACACCGAAAAGATTCAAAATGCTTTAATGTCTTGCATAGAGGCCCTTATAGGGGAACTTCGCAGAAACAACCCTGACGTCGCTTCTGATTACTGGACGATAGATAATGCACTTGACAATAACTTTGTTCAACGTATTCATATGGGTCTTGAACCTGTTTGGCACAGAATCTCGCTCACGACTCGACAGATTGTATTTGATCTagaaactttgaaaatgttgcTGAAACACCTATTGGAGAGGGACTGTGTTGAGTTTTATGGGGAACTTAATGGGATTGTTGAGGCAAATAAACCGACAATCACACGAAATAACAAGGCGATGGCCACATGGTTAATGCTTGATGAAAGCATGGCCATGATTGCGTGTGCGAAAGCAAgaatttttgataaaatCAAGGATTCTGACAAGCATAACGAGGAAAGCACATACTTGCTTGAGGAACAGCCAAAATGGGATCAACTCTCTATCATTTTGGAAGATATCAATCGGGAGAAGATGGTCCATGATTCCAGCAACGATGGACCAACGTTGATTATGTGTTACAGCTATCATACATGTCGTCAGTTAAGATATTACTTATCTACATGCAAAGATTACACACTTCCAGGTGGccaaaaaatttacagCGGCAGGAAATACATGATAAATCAGTTGAAAAGGTATATCCAGGAGAAGAGGGGACCTCAGACGAGAAATATAAAGATCCAACGTGATCTTAACGAAGATGCCAGGATCCACGATACGCATAGTGAAGTTGAAGGTACAGCCGCAGCTGAAAATGCCAATGCAGCAGATAAGCTGAATATTTCGAAGACATTTCTTCGAGGAAGACAGCCATCTTCCAAGAGGAGAAGAACAAGAGGTGGTTCAATAATTGCCGAGCATGATCGGCTTCTTGACAAAGATGTGGGTGGAGACGAAAGCGGAAAAATTGACGAGGAGATGATTTTAGAGCTTGAAACGCAGATGGTGTCTAATAATGACAGCGAAGAgagtgatgaagatgatgaccTGATGGTCTTAGGATCAAATGAATacgataatgatgatgggaaagaaaatggtaAATCTGCATCATGGAGGGCTATTGATCTAGACTATATTGATCGGTCTAACCAGTTGATCATTGAGCAGTACAACAGTAAGTCGGATGACTTGCTTTTAGAGGAATTTATGCCCTCCAATGTGATTTTGTATGAGCCAAATCTTTTGTTCATCAGAAAAATTGAGCAGTATCAGGCTGAACGAAGAAAGTCTGACAGGGCCAAATGCTACTTTATGTATTATGGTGGCTCTGTGGAGGAGCAGAGGTATTTGAATGATATCAAATGCGAGAAGGATTCTTTTACAAAGCTTATTAGAGAAAAAGCTAATATGCCAAAAGTTTTCACCACcgatgaggatgaggtATCCAAGTTTTCAACGCCAGTTGAAACAAACACTAGAATTGCAGGTGGTGGAACGACTGCTATTGCAAAGGTTAAGGTTATTGTAGACATGCGAGAGTTTAGGTCGCACCTTCCATTTTTATGCCATTTATCTGGATTGGAGGTGATACCTTGCATGCTAACAGTTGGTGACTACATATTGAGCCCCAAGATTTGTGTGGAGAGAAAATCACTTCCAGACCTTGTAGGATCTTTAAAAAACGGTCGGCTTTATCAGCAGTGCGAGCAAATGTTTCGCTACTATGAGAGACCGACACTTTtaattgaatttgaagagGGCaaatctttttctttgcaacCTTTCACAACATTCAAGAACGGAGTTTTAATGCGAACAACAAACGCCGAAAACACATACGTCCAAAGAGATTTGCAGCTTAAGCTTATGGTTCTTCTCACATCCTATCCAAGCTTGAGAATTCTCTGGACGAGCTCACCGTTTGAAACGGCCAAATTATTTAAGGAGCTTAAGTTGAATCAGAACGAGCCTGATGTTACAGAAGCTGTCAGCAAAGGGTTGAATCCACTCTTTGATCAGGAATCTCTTTTCAACGATATGTCGATCGATCTTATACAAAGCATTCCGGGAATCAATACTGTCAATTACACTTTGATCATGAGTAAGATCAAGAGTCTCTATGAGTTGAGCCATACTTCAATCGAGGACTTGGCAAAGATCATCGGCCATTCTGCCGCAAGTAAGGTGGTGgacttttttgaaaagcatatatAA